The proteins below are encoded in one region of Oreochromis niloticus isolate F11D_XX linkage group LG6, O_niloticus_UMD_NMBU, whole genome shotgun sequence:
- the sorbs2a gene encoding sorbin and SH3 domain-containing protein 2 isoform X3: MNTDSGGYARKSVALSLMLSPMKRVQSSPNLATGSDSHSSDLDSWRSHSATDGLKNGDASSSSLAAKGFRSVRPNLQDKKSPSQDISPLPLPPPRKESFHFSPAGTNPQNYSSLIGLANDLSPGMLTITKNEQAVLKESYTVKSTSSYSYSETSANTVQQLNESVVSNDKSNVNTKERKVSSLTLTPVTIPDPPAHLNSCVDPQPKTQTTGSPPPTSSPPQRSPVPSQPVTQTASISVHLDKENKKNPASSKTNSKVELKVSDQTPAPDPSQVEMTKPPPEIPPRPSPAKLLGPPSPDPTARHSPYRYHSSESLDYLSGLMPKALSPTPYVPSGAGGTAGAASGPSHGAVSSVSCASPSASPVTVSALSHYSTSTVGLLDELQICSLDSPVASPTPSPTLSHVSTYTPTAGRDDVLTTSVASAAAAATFANGQVLSHAMNGSTSHPHRPLSPPSYPPPPVSLHTGLQRQSRSSEGSEIVTRESVVSGHTSISSTVPIARFSEEEKKVSVIKAPHYEGIGPVDESGIPIAIRTTVDRPKDWYKTMFKQIHKVHKADDDYSDTYNASYALVNNDNYSLSSSATMAHPAPRTHTYRPLSKSPSDNNEGHLGPREPSPSPVPPPPPPMPSLLQLRARDSDRERDLTDANEWGPPDRKVDTRKYRAEPKSIFEYEPGKSSILEHERPTYDDIDLENEPWYKFFSELEFGRPPPKKRLDYNPDISARQRIETSLHITPADKAPERPASAASDYRKRRKSEPSSSQVNAPSQSRAATSPKPVDAYRPSSSLKKPVIRSSPSSPSRAKGGDACSMFSNSLTPPGPYQQPFVPPVPSDPLNSNEDGSQDGSSSSKQSVCCKNSWQTKRQNAETWSSAEEAPPSPAKLKSRSCDDLLNDGHSSSGGRNATRSESAGSLVCDGNLSTVSSSTRSLPRLHRRRAHDSPGFLQLYRKMHQIDRAQLIPSEVIRSVRARILDLERQPHLLRHRLSPWTPSWGVEVPRDMVPNRISEYERLIQKSKSMPNLGDGEVPSGTTTPGGSSSRASSGGGVTPSYPKRRFSIESLLEEDNNGNSGTVPQTMDHLHRPRSPPEGQPRVGPDPGRGRSFPAPPVLQGLQANPDYSDSEQDAVASDLSDFIQVEGSSFCSESDFDHCSLTSSESLYGSSTLHHHHHHHLRHHHHHHHHHPGHQSLGQSQGYQHRHLISTCKGRCPASYTRFTTMIRHERERARQEHQRPSQQNRGSHSQNQSSQSQQSMSKLAFLVSPVPFRRKKGSPPTSRRCSGGGGRGSRPKSKQAIYEALDAALRDIYEHIQAERGHRNPRAPDDSILRRILAELLPNVPERSSSLRGRRGCWHGGHSSASLYPDSSPTGYASYRGEPSTPRIQSPRIQSPISACYGRQLETSNNNDYGEEQGNGNGLCYSDQDISRSSTLDGRHTPQNRRPTPDREKQPARAIYDFKAQTSKELTFKKGDAVNIIRQIDNNWYEGEHRGRMGIFPIAYVEKMPSSEKQQPIRPPPPAHVREIGEAVARYNFNADTNVELSLRKGERVIVIRQVDQNWYEGKIPDTTKQGIFPVSYVDLVKRSPSKSSAHHIDPHGYPSNRTPSSTPVKPFYHPPPPPTTHKPPSPHPSLRSLDLQAITTEWLSLTVEPSASTQARSLTNTPLPPTPPPLPSDLASLLKAQEPKALSSASPQKSFTLSSPPTTTCKEFSRTPTFKEANLSLGHTTTVSPISPPTPPPPPDLHFSLTSPLPDSSFRYNCGRGLHITEEDSNLGITTPEVLSEPIKSATPPAQEHKSTVRVDKSRETPDTELQVKDPYDELLCMFLDGSSSTDDGDVLRSSPVDSSAAKLTKKSQSRLFRLKAEESHQPDVKPPVVAPASNSTGSVQLAVQLHKPVTVEPLCVLWGEQSKTVNGQRFDSHRPPSVQAKEYTELFIEEDDEARSEKEDVRVLSQMHSPQAEVSPSTQFPHTGLSSPCIPPPVTSLLPTSFSSACPSSSSSHTQQRHSRSVVPPCDHASPRPPSLPQLTTSPLPPVSPSVSPPPLHFPPDDPSQRSVSHPSSSPFLSSPVTTCPISEPNFPLPPANITPPPSAQRCPPTAPTVPHQGRRSPKVKQDPIVGGKPPRSPILSRRSYLSPVRGRRRSVQDALHGGGDPYQALYNYMPRNEDELELREGDIVDVMEKCDDGWFVGTSRRSKLFGTFPGNYVKQL; the protein is encoded by the exons ATGAATACAG ATAGCGGAGGATATGCTCGCAAAAGTGTGGCCTTGTCACTCATGCTCTCTCCCATGAAGAGGGTCCAGAGCTCACCAAATCTAGCCACAG GGAGTGATTCTCACTCATCGGACTTGG ATTCTTGGCGGTCACACAGCGCAACAGACGGCCTTAAAAACGGAGATGCTAGCAGCTCATCGCTTGCTGCCAAAGGCTTTCGCAGCGTCAGACCCAATCTGCAGGACAAAAAGTCCCCCTCACAG GATATCAGTCCATTGCCGTTGCCACCCCCCAGGAAAGAGAGTTTTCACTTCTCGCCTGCAGGCACTAATCCTCAAAACTACAGTTCCCTTATTGGCCTGGCTAATGATTTGAGTCCTGGAATGCTAACAATCACTAAAAATGAGCAAGCAGTCTTGAAAGAGTCCTACACTGTAAAAAGCACATCATCCTACTCATACTCAGAAACCAGTGCAAACACAGTCCAGCAGCTGAATGAGTCTGTTGTCTCGAATGACAAAAGCAATGTTAATACAAAAGAACGTAAGGTGTCTTCCCTTACACTGACCCCTGTCACCATCCCTGACCCTCCTGCACACCTCAATTCTTGTGTTGATCCCCAACCTAAGACCCAAACCACAGGGTCCCCTCCACCCACTTCCTCACCTCCACAAAGAAGTCCCGTCCCATCCCAACCCGTGACACAGACAGCTTCGATTTCTGTCCACTTGGacaaagagaataaaaaaaatcctgcttCATCTAAGACAAACTCCAAAGTGGAACTCAAGGTCTCAGATCAAACCCCAGCTCCAGATCCATCCCAGGTGGAGATGACGAAGCCTCCTCCTGAAATTCCACCAAGACCCTCTCCTGCAAAACTGTTG GGGCCTCCCTCGCCTGACCCCACAGCACGGCACTCCCCCTATCGCTACCACAGCTCAGAGTCACTTGACTACCTGTCAGGTCTAATGCCCAAGGCGCTATCACCCACTCCGTATGTCCCAAGTGGAGCTGGTGGCACAGCTGGTGCGGCCAGCGGGCCAAGCCACGGCGCAGTCAGCAGCGTGAGCTGTGCCTCGCCCTCGGCTTCCCCCGTTACCGTGTCAGCTCTCAGCCACTACTCGACATCCACGGTCGGTCtgctggacgagctgcagatcTGTAGCCTGGACTCACCTGTCGCCTCACCCACGCCATCGCCCACTCTGAGCCATGTCTCTACCTACACGCCCACTGCTGGCCGTGATGATGTGCTAACAACCTCTGTGGCCTCCGCTGCTGCAGCAGCCACTTTCGCTAAT GGCCAGGTTCTTTCTCACGCAATGAATGGAAGTACTAGCCATCCACATAGGCCGCTGTCTCCCCCATCTTATCCTCCACCCCCTGTCTCACTCCACACGGGGCTTCAGAGACAGAGCAGGAGTTCAG AGGGCAGTGAAATAGTCACCAGAGAGTCTGTGGTGTCGGGGCACACCAGCATCAGCAGCACTGTGCCCATTGCCCGTTtctcagaagaagaaaagaaggtgTCTGTCATCAAAGCCCCCCATTACGAAGGCATCGGCCCGGTTGATGAGTCAGGCATTCCTATTGCCATCCGCACG ACGGTGGATAGGCCCAAAGACTGGTACAAAACTATGTTCAAACAGATTCACAAAGTTCACAAAGCAG ATGACGACTATTCCGACACATACAATGCTTCATATGCTCTCGTAAACAATG ATAACTACAGCCTGTCATCCAGCGCCACCATGGCCCACCCTGCCCCTCGGACGCATACGTACAGGCCTCTGTCCAAGAGCCCCTCGGATAACAATGAAGGGCATCTTGGACCTCGGGAGCCTTCACCATCCCCTGTacccccaccacctccacccaTGCCATCCCTTCTCCAACTGAGGGCGAGAGACAGTGATCGGGAGAGGGACTTGACAGACGC CAATGAGTGGGGTCCTCCAGACCGAAAAGTGGACACGCGAAAGTACCGCGCAGAACCCAAGAGTATTTTCGAGTACGAGCCTGGGAAGTCCTCTATCCTGGAGCATGAAAGACCa ACCTATGATGACATAGATTTAGAGAACGAGCCTTGGTATAAGTTCTTTTCCGAGCTGGAGTTTGGGCGGCCG CCTCCTAAAAAACGGCTGGATTATAATCCAGACATCTCCGCTCGCCAGCGCATTGAG ACATCCCTCCACATCACTCCTGCTGACAAGGCTCCAGAGAGACCTGCAAG TGCTGCCAGTGACTACAGGAAGAGAAGGAAGTCTGAGCCGTCAAGCTCCCAAGTGAATGCTCCATCTCAGAGCCGAGCTGCGACTTCCCCTAAACCAGTGGATGCCTACAGACCCAGCAGCAGCCTAAAGAAACCTGTCATTCGTTCCTCACCATCCTCACCTTCCAGAGCCAAAG GTGGGGACGCATGCAGCATGTTTTCAAACAGTTTGACCCCTCCAGGTCCTTATCAGCAGCCCTTTGTTCCCCCAGTCCCATCTGACCCTCTCAATTCAAATGAGGATGGCAGCCAAGATGGCAGCTCTTCCTCCAAACAGTCTGTCTGTTGTAAGAACAGCTGGCAGACAAAACGCCAGAATGCTGAGACGTGGAGCAGTGCGGAGGAAGCGCCACCTTCTCCTGCCAAGCTCAAGTCACGCAGTTGTGATGACCTACTCAATGATGGGCATTCTAGCTCAGGTGGACGAAATGCTACCCGCTCAGAGAGTGCTGGGTCACTGGTATGCGATGGAAATCTCTCCACAGTATCATCATCTACTCGTTCATTACCCCGGCTCCATCGACGACGAGCACACGACTCGCCGGGCTTTCTCCAGCTCTATCGAAAGATGCACCAGATCGACAGAGCTCAGCTAATTCCATCTGAAGTCATCCGGTCGGTCCGTGCGCGCATCCTGGATCTAGAGCGTCAGCCTCATCTGCTTCGGCATCGCCTCTCTCCTTGGACACCCTCCTGGGGTGTGGAAGTGCCACGTGATATGGTGCCAAACCGCATTTCTGAATATGAGCGTCTTATTCAGAAATCCAAATCCATGCCTAACTTGGGTGATGGCGAGGTGCCTTCAGGCACCACCACACCAGGTGGCTCATCATCTCGAGCTAGCAGTGGTGGTGGTGTCACACCCAGTTATCCAAAACGCCGTTTTTCAATAGAGTCTTTACTAGAAGAAGACAACAACGGAAACAGTGGAACAGTACCTCAAACCATGGATCACTTACACCGACCTCGTAGCCCCCCTGAGGGACAGCCTCGTGTTGGACCAGACCCCGGGCGTGGACGGTCCTTCCCCGCTCCTCCTGTTCTCCAAGGCCTGCAAGCCAACCCAGACTATTCTGACAGTGAACAAGACGCTGTTGcctctgacctcagtgactTCATTCAGGTTGAAGGCTCCTCATTTTGCAGTGAGAGTGACTTTGACCATTGCTCACTAACCTCCTCTGAGAGCCTATACGGCTCTTCcaccctccaccaccaccatcaccaccacctccgtcaccaccaccaccatcaccaccatcatccTGGTCACCAGAGTCTTGGCCAGAGCCAAGGCTACCAACACCGCCATCTCATCAGCACCTGCAAAGGCCGCTGCCCAGCCTCATATACTCGTTTCACAACCATGATACGTCATGAGCGGGAACGCGCGCGACAGGAGCACCAGAGACCTTCACAGCAGAACCGCGGCAGCCATTCCCAAAACCAGAGCTCACAATCCCAGCAATCGATGTCCAAGCTGGCCTTCCTGGTCAGTCCAGTGCCTTTCCGCAGGAAAAAGGGCTCACCACCTACCTCTAGAAGATGCAGTGGGGGCGGAGGTCGAGGTAGCAGACCCAAGTCTAAACAGGCAATTTACGAAGCGCTAGATGCAGCCTTGAGAGACATATATGAGCACATTCAAGCAGAGAGAGGCCACAGAAACCCTCGGGCACCTGATGATAGCATCCTGAGAAGAATCTTGGCAGAACTGTTGCCAAATGTGCCAGAACGCAGCTCCTCGTTGCGGGGAAGGAGGGGTTGTTGGCACGGCGGTCACTCCTCTGCATCGTTGTACCCAGACAGTAGCCCCACTGGGTACGCCTCATATAGAGGAGAGCCCTCAACACCACGGATACAGTCACCACGGATACAGTCACCAATCAGTGCCTGTTATGGACGACAGTTGGAGACCTCAAACAACAATGATTATGGAGAGGAGCAGGGCAATGGAAATGGTCTCTGTTACTCAG ACCAGGACATCTCCAGGAGTTCCACCCTGGATGGACGCCACACACCCCAGAACAGAAGACCCACTCCTGACAGAGAG AAACAGCCCGCCAGAGCCATTTATGATTTTAAGGCACAAACGAGCAA GGAGCTGACATTTAAAAAGGGTGATGCAGTGAACATCATCAGGCAGATAGATAACAACTGGTATGAAGGAGAGCACCGTGGGCGAATGGGAATATTCCCTATAGCATATGTAGAG AAAATGCCGTCTTCAGAGAAGCAGCAGCCAAtccgtcctcctcctccagcacaTGTCAGAGAGATTGGAGAGGCAGTGGCCCGCTACAACTTTAACGCTGATACTAATGTGGAGCTGTCACTGAGAAAG GGTGAGAGAGTGATTGTGATAAGGCAGGTGGATCAGAATTGGTATGAGGGGAAGATCCCAGACACAACCAAACAGGGGATCTTTCCTGTGTCCTACGTTGACCTTGTCAAGCGATCTCCATCCAAAAGCTCCGCCCATCACATAGATCCACATGGTTACCCCAGCAACAGGACACCAAGCTCCACACCCGTCAAG CCTTTCTATCATCCACCTCCACCACCCACCACCCACAAAcccccctcccctcacccctctTTGAGAAGCCTTGATCTGCAAGCCATCACCACCGAGTGGCTGTCCCTCACAGTGGAGCCGTCAGCATCCACTCAAGCTCGCTCCCTCACGAACACCCCTCTGCCGCCCACACCGCCTCCTCTCCCCTCTGACCTTGCATCTCTCCTAAAGGCTCAAGAGCCCAAAGCACTCTCATCTGCATCACCACAAAAAAGTTTCACCTTGTCATCCCCACCAACCACAACCTGCAAAGAATTTTCCAGAACGCCCACTTTTAAAGAGGCAAACCTCAGTTTAGGTCACACCACAACTGTCTCACCCATCTCCCCCcctactcctcctcctcctcccgaCCTCCATTTCTCATTAACCTCTCCACTGCCTGACTCTTCATTTCGATATAACTGTGGCAGAGGACTACATATCACTGAGGAAGACTCAAACTTAGGAATTACTACGCCTGAGGTTTTGTCAGAGCCAATAAAATCAGCCACACCTCCTGCACAAGAGCACAAATCCACAGTACGAGTAGACAAAAGCAGGGAAACCCCGGACACTGAACTGCAAGTCAAAGACCCTTATGATGAGCTGTTGTGCATGTTTCTGGATGGTTCCAGCAGCACAGATGATGGTGATGTTTTGAGATCATCTCCAGTAGATTCTTCAGCAGCTAAGCTGACCAAAAAGTCTCAAAGCAGGCTCTTCCGATTAAAAGCGGAAGAATCCCATCAGCCGGACGTAAAGCCCCCAGTGGTCGCTCCTGCAAGCAACTCGACAGGCAGCGTTCAGTTAGCAGTGCAGCTTCACAAGCCTGTAACAGTGGAGCCCCTTTGTGTTTTGTGGGGAGAGCAGTCAAAAACTGTGAATGGGCAACGTTTTGACTCACATAGACCACCGTCAGTACAAGCAAAGGAATACACTGAGTTGTTCATTGAAGAAGACGATGAAGCTAGAAGTGAGAAAGAGGATGTTAGAGTTTTAAGTCAGATGCACAGCCCACAG GCTGAAGTCTCTCCATCTACTCAGTTTCCCCACACTGGTCTCTCCTCCCCCTGCATACCACCCCCTGTGACCTCCCTCCTTCCCACTTCTTTTTCCTCTGCTTGCccttcatcctcttcctcccacACACAACAGCGGCACAGTCGTAGTGTCGTCCCTCCCTGTGACCATGCCTCCCCTCGTCCTCCGTCCCTTCCTCAGCTCACAACGTCACCGCTGCCTCCAGTTTCTCCATCTGTCTCACCACCTCCCCTCCACTTCCCTCCAGACGATCCCTCTCAGCGGTCTGTCTCTCACCCCTCAagctctccttttctttctaGTCCCGTCACGACATGTCCCATCTCAGAGCCAAATTTTCCCCTTCCTCCCGCTAACATTACCCCTCCACCCTCCGCTCAGCGCTGTCCCCCCACTGCCCCAACTGTACCCCATCAAGGACGTAGGTCGCCTAAGGTGAAG CAGGATCCAATTGTTGGTGGTAAACCCCCTCGTAGCCCCATCTTGTCCCGGAGGTCCTATCTGTCACCCGTTAGAGGTCGAAGG CGGTCTGTACAGGATGCACTCCACGGTGGAGGAGACCC GTACCAGGCGCTGTACAACTACATGCCTCGCAACGAGGATGAGCTGGAGCTGCGGGAGGGAGACATCGTTGATGTGATGGAGAAGTGCGATGATGGCTGGTTTGTTG GGACCTCTCGAAGGAGCAAGTTGTTTGGAACCTTCCCAGGAAACTACGTGAAGCAGCTATAA